Within the Dryobates pubescens isolate bDryPub1 chromosome 2, bDryPub1.pri, whole genome shotgun sequence genome, the region CTTCAAAGAACACCAGTCTCACTGAATAATGATGGGTTCTAACCTTACAATACCAATCTtactcagccactctgaccccagcctgtagctctgcatggggatgttgtggccaatgtgtagaacctggcacttggatgtgttcaatgtcatgcccttggactctgcccatctgtccagcctggcagggtccctctgcagagccttcctatcctctaacagatcaactcctgcccccagcttggtgtcacctgcaaacttagtGATGGTGGACTCagtaccctcatccagatcatcagtaatgatattgaacaggatggggcccagcactgatctctgggggaCACTAGTCTCTGGGGGACTAGTGACTGGCTGGtcagtggcaccattcaccacccagctctgggctcagccctccagccagttcctaacccagctcagagtgctgctgtccaagccaggggctgacatgATGCTGTCAGAATTCTGGTGGAGGGCAGAAGGATTCTGCTCACTTTccagcagaggaaaaagggggtttggggttgggtttgggggtttctttcaCCCCCATACCTTGTACTCTTCATGCTTCACATAGGTGCAGCCCGTAGACAGGCAGTCCTCTAACGGCACGCAGCGCTTGGTCACCGACACACTCTCCCCAGTAGCTTTCATCATGTGTTGGCTGAAGCAGTATCTTGTGTctagaaagacagaaaacacaTTTAGTAAATAAATCATCTTGATCTGCCAAATCTGAGCTTGGTGCCAGCCTAAAAGCAGCAAGGATCAGGGATTTAGCAAAggccaagccaggctgccagcagaacGTGTTGTTCGTGAGGCAATAAAGCCCTCCAGACCTCTGTCCTATCTCTGGGCTGCTCTTAACTTCAGAGTGATAGCCCCAGCAAGCAGACTGCACTTATCACCAGAGGCTGGAGGCTCCTGGTGTGCTGCCTTGCTTCAAACTCCCTTCAAAAGGGCTGCAGCGTGCAGCTTTCCCTGGGTTTTCCAGGTTCTCCTGCTGCAAGGGGGGAAGCTCACAGTTTTCCTCCAAGGGGAGCACCCTGCATGATGGCTTTGAGCTTCTCCTAGCACCTTGGGAGagtttcagtacttaaaggaagCCTTGGGACAGAGGTTTTAGCAGTGTCTTCTGTGAAAGGACAGGGGTTGATGGTTCAAATTAaaagaggagattcagactaatgaaaaggaagagacttgccactctgagggtggtgagaccctctCCCatcttgcccagagaggtggcaaatGCCCCATGCCTTGCCCTGGACCTTGCCTGGAAGTGGGAGAGTTTCTGGTGgcatttcagtgcttaaaggaaGACTTGGGGCAGAGGTTTTAGCAGTGCCTGCTGTGAAAGGACAGGGGGTGATAGTTccaactaaaagagggagattcagactaaagaaaaggaagaagcttGTCACCCTGAGGGgggtgagaccctgtcccaggttgcccagagaggtggcaaatgccccatgcctgggaccatcccaggtcaggtcgtttggggctctgagcaacctgctctagctgcagctcctggcttgcTTCCTCTTCAACAGAGCCTCAAAGCCCtcttgcccagctccctgctgtgctgaaaCACAGTGATTGCTGACTCAGCAGTTACACCCCTGTGGCCACTCTTGCACTGGGTGGGTCTCTGGTTTCACCCCCAGCAATGAGaggctgtggggaacggtgtcatgggcagagctgtgctccagccccaagGGATGTGGTGTCTGGGGCAGCTTAGGCACTGAGATGCTGTTCCTTGGAGGACAAGATTATAAGCTCCCTCCAGGTTAGAGGAGATAAGAAGTCCTCTGGGCTGAAGAGTTAAGGCAGATTTGGATTTCCAGCTCCTTCTCATAGCTGAAAGCTCACAAAGTAAGCATCACAGAAGGCACAGTGGGTATTGGtgcaagcaggcaggagggctggagaccATAActagcagctctgctcttggtgAACACAGCTGATGAGTTACagatagaaccatggaatcacagacactggaaggccacaaggtctcagagccttctctcctccagactgaacagccccaaccccctcagtctgtcctcatagcagagcagctccagccctctgctcatcctcatggcccttctctggacaccttccagcacctccagatccttcctgtgccagggactccagaactggacacagtgctccaggtggggtctcagcagagcagagtacagagggagaatcacctccctggccctgctggctctgcttctcttgctgcagcccaggctctggttggctttctgggctgcaagtgctcactgctggctcttgttgagcttctcctccaccagcacccccaagccctaaAGCATGGGCATCCCCTCCCCTAAACAGCTACTAGGTACAAGCTTTGGTCTCCAGACTTGGAGACCTGGGAGGTCTGATGTGCCACAGATTCtccataagccagcagtgtgcccttgtggccaaaaatATTCTCCTGAgtgtgcattaagaagagtgtgggcagcatgCTGAGGAaggctctccttcccctctactctgctcttgagaGGCCACATATGGcatactgagtccagttctgggttccccagttctagagaggcagggaactgctggagagagtccagtggaggctatgaagatactgaggggcctggagcatctctggggggaggaaaggctgagagccctggggctgtggagcctggagatgagcagccccagaggggatctgagcaatgctcagcaagagctaaaggacctgtggagggaaagaatggaatggaatgggatggaatggaatggaatggaatggaatggaatggaatggaatggaatggaatgggatggaatgggatggaatgggatggaatgggatggaatgaaatggaatggaatggaatggaatggaatggaatagaatagaacagaacagaacagaacaccttccagtacctcaacatctttcctaacctgaggagcccagaactggacacaggaatcaaggtgtggcctaagcagtgctgagcacagggcacaatgacctccctgctcctgctggccacactgttcctgatgcaggccaggatgccattggccttcttggccacctgggcacactgatggctcctgttcagcctactatcaaccactacccccaggtccctttctgcctggctgctctccagccactctgaccccagcctgtagcactgcctggggttgctgtggccaatgtgtagaaccctgcacagaggctggggccagactcttgtcagtggtgcccagggacaagacaaggggcactgggcacaaagtggaacccaggaggttccatctgaaggtgaggagaaacttgtttggtgtgagggtgctggagccctggagcagtgtCAATCATTTCTGGTGGCTGTTACCAAGAGCAGCCCCTGGAGTCACACTTCTCTCTTGGCCAAGTGATGCAGTGGCAGCCATCCACTCCTGTCAAAACAAGGACTGCCCATGACTGTTGGTCTCATCTGATGCCACCAGCCTGATCCCTTTGCTGTTGACGTTCTGCTGATTTCACTTCAAAGCAAAGCAATTCTGGGACAGATGAAAAGCTCTGCCACAAGCTTcaaacccagctgctgtgcccccacAGGGCAGGGCCCTGTCTTTCTCCTTCCAAAATAAATATGTTTTTGGCTGAGGATGCTTGTCCCACACCAGACCACAGAGCTCCTGCATggatgctgagcagagctgcaccgTGGGAGTGgtgagccctggcagcatccctctgcctgctttgcttcaggagcagtgtggccagcaggagcagggaggtcattgtgccctgtgctcagcactgcttaggccacaccttgagtcctgtgcccagttctgggctcctcagtttaggaaggaccttgagatgctggaagatgCCCCGAGAAgggccgttggattctgcccatctgtccagcctgtcaaggtccctctgcagagctcttcaggCTCCAGTGGGAATTCTGagcccaaaacacaaaaaaatacaTGAAATATCTCAATGGCAGCTGAaaagaggcagcctgggcttgtGCCACGGGGGAGGGCAAGTGAACAAAGCAACTGGTCCTGCCTCAGCAGTAAAGGACACACAACCCTTAAATCCATGTCAGCCTGATTTAATTTCCAGCTGAGCcagaggaggatggggaggagatgaaAGACCTAAACTTCATCCatccagagagacagaaaagctTAAAGGATTACTCCTATCACTTACACATCTCTCTTGGCCAGGAGGCTTACAAGGGGGAGAGCAGCAACCACCAGCATCCCgaggaggctgcctgggaatCATGGGAGCTCAGTGCAGTCCcgtggggagggcagagaggggtccttggtgaggtgggggtcaagtTAAACACCAAAGCTTGCAGCTGGTTACCTCTTGGGCAGTAGACATCCGGCGCCCATCGGTTGCACTCGTAGTTATCCGCTGCCTTCTCGCAGGTGAAGCACTTGAACCCGTGAGGATACGGCGTGGCTGGAAAGGAAGAGGCAGTGTGCAGGTGAGGCAAGGCAGATaatcctctcctgccctgcctttgGGAGGCACACAGAGGCTTTTGTTCCCCTCAGGCACGGCTTTGCCAGCAGGATACCTGTCGGCTTCAGCAGGTTGGTCCGCGTAAAAACCTCCTCtcggcagcagcaggagcagggaaggggaaggggttgTGCCCTTCTCTCGGCACACCCTGAgtgtgctgggctcagggttgaggcccctcactacaagaaggactgGAGTGGGGACagaggaaggcaacaaagctggggaagggtctagagagacagccttgtgaggagcagctgagggaagtggaggtggttagtgtggagagaaggaggctgaggggagacctcactgctctgaaaggaagttgagtgaggtggggattggcctcttctccctagtatcaggtgatagaatgagaggaaatggcctgaaactgtgccaggaggTTTAGTTcagagattaggaacaatttctttgctgacagagtggtcaggcactggaacaggctgcccagggaggtggtggagtcaccatccctggaggtgatccagaaacctgtggccgtggcacctggggacatggtttgatggccatggtggtggtgggttgatggttggactccaggatcttacagctcttttccaaccacagcagTTCTCTAATTCAGTGTGGGGCATGAACAGAtggaccacaaggatgagcagagggctggagctgctctcctgggaggacagactgagggagttggggctggacatttcagtctggagaagagaaggctctgaggagacctcattttgaccttccactatctgaagggggctccaagaaagctggggagggacttttgagggtgtcagggagtgatagaactggggggaatggggaaaaaactagcaatgggtagattgagattggctgtgaggaagaagttgttccccatgagggtggtgagagactggcacaggttgcccagggaggtggtggaagcctcatccctggaggctgagggtactccaggtgtggtctcaccaacATCCTATTTACACACCCACTTGGTGTGGTGAGTTCCTGGGTTTACCTTTGCTCAGctcccacctccccctgctgctcctgctggcgtCACACAGGTCTCTCCCTCGTCCTTACCCCCACGCCGCGGCCGCCCGTGGCTTTGCAGCCCGTGTGGAGGTGGCTTACTGGAAGGGTGGAGGTAGACAATGTCCTTCACACTGAAGTCCCTGGGCTGCacggctggcaggcagctggccagcaggctcagcagcagcactggtgccAGCGTGGGCTGCGAGGCCATCACCGGGCCAGGACCTCCTCATGCGGCGGCCGAAGAACTCACctgggtgagagcagagaacaagGGAGAGCAGAGTGAACCCCTGAGGAGcttggccaccagcagcccgacacgatcacaggatgctaggggtcagaagggacctctggagatcacagtgtcacaccctgagataggacaaggagcaatggatagaaagagaagggcaacaaagctggggaggggtctggagcacagccctgtgaggagaggctgagggagctggggttgcttagcctgcagaagaggaggctcaggggagaccttcttcctctctataactgcctgaagggagattgcagccaggtgggggttggtctcttctcccaggcaaccattgatggaacaagaggacaaagtctcaagctgtgccaggggaggtttaggctggatgctaggaagaaattcttcccagcaagagagattggccattgggatgtgctgcccagggaggtggtggagtccccatccctggaggtgtttaggaagagcctggatgaggcactgggtgccatggtttagttgctgagatggtgttgggtgataggttggacttgatgatctctgaggttttttccaacctggtctggtctagtctgttctgttctgttctattctattctattctattctattctattctacctatGAAGACCATCAAGTGGCTATCACATTTCCCTCGTCCCTTGGTGAGACTGTTGTCAAATGATGCAGCATATTTGTCCCACATGAAGGGCATGAAATTTAAGCAGAAACAAAACTACCCACTGTGGTACCACTCATGAACCCATCCCCAAACCTGTAGCTTCCCAGAGTATCCCAATCCTTcaccctgcaggagcagacCACACTAACACATGGTGAATTACAATGCTTGTATTACTGTACCCCAGTTCCTTAGAAATGGAAATGTGTCCTAAAACCTAAGCAGGACAGGAAAGCACCAAGAGCTGCAACATCTCCCCTataagaacaggctgagggtgctggggtgcccGGGCGTGCAGCGGCCGCCATGGAGTACCTGCCGGGGCCGGTGGCCCACACCCAGGGAAACATgtgagcggcggcggggcgcgggggcggcggggcgcggccGGCCGGGACTCGGCCGCAGGGTGCGGGGGGAAGGCGCCCGGGCGGCCGTTAGCCGGGCTGGCGGCGGTGGTGGTGCGGGGGGAGCGGGTGACGACCGAGCTGCGGGGCCGGAGTTAACCACCGCAAAGCCCGCGGGAAGCTttgcctgtgtgctgctttttttttttttttgctggctaagctgtcagctcgtggtttggaccgcaacactctgtgctgggttaggaactggctggagggccgagcccagagagtggtggtgaatggtgccacatccggctggcggccagtcaccagtggcgtcccccagggatcagtgctgggccccatcctctttaacatcttcattgatgatctggatgagggggttgagtcagtcatcagcaagtttgcagatgacaccaagttgggaacagatgttagtcagttagagggtggaaaggctctgcagagggaccttgaccgactggacagatgggcagagtccaatgggatggcatttaataagtctaagtgccgggtgctgcactttggccacggcaaccccatgcagagctacaggctggggtcagagtggctggagagctgccaaacggagagggacctgggggtgctgattgacacccgcctaaacatgagccagcagtgtgcccaggtggccaagaaggccaatggcatcctggcctgtattaggaatagtgtggccagcaggagcagggaggtcattgtgcccctgtactctgcattggttaggccacaccttgagtactgtgtccagttctgggcccctcagtttaggaaggacatcgagacacttgaacgtgtccagagaagggcaacaaggctggtgagaggccttgagcacaagccctatgaggagaggctgagggagctgggattgtttagcctggagaagagaaggatcagaggcgacctcattgccctctacaactacctgaagggtggttgtagccaggtgggggttggtctcttctcccaggcaaccagcaccagaacaaggggacacagtctcaagttgtgtcaggggaggtttagactcgaggtgaggaaaaagttcttcactgagcgagtcattcgtcattggaatgggctgcccagggaggtggtggagtcgccgtccctggaggtgttcaaggggagattggacgtggcacttggtgccatggtctagttgtgaggtctgttggaacaggttggacttgatgatccttggggtctcttccaaccttagttactgtgatactgtgatactgtgatactgtggtgtttcagcctggagaagagaaggctccgaggtgacctcattgttgccttccagtatctgaagggggctccaagaaggctggggagggactgctcaggctctcaggtagtgataggactagggggaatggaatgaagctggagctggggagattcaggctggaggtgaggaggaagttcttccccatgagagtggtgaagccctggaatgggttgtccagggaggtggttgtggccccagctctggaggtgtttaagcccaggctggatgaggctctggccaggctgatgtagtgtggggtgtccctgcccacggcaggggggttggaactagatgatccttgtggtcctttccaaccctgactgatactgtgatactaaggctctggagggacctaacagtgaccttccagtacctgaaaggggctacaagaaggctgcagagggactgtttccaaaggcctggagtgataggatgaggggcaatggtttgaaactagagaagaggaaatttagactggatgctagagacaagttctgcaccatgagggtggtgggacactggaacaggttgctcagggaggtggttgagggcctatccctggagacatttaagatgaggttcaacaaggctctgggcagcctgatctagtggaggatgtccctgctgactgcaagggggggttggactggatgacctttggaggtccctcccaacccagaccattctatgacacaCAGCTGAACCAGGCAGGAGCCACTGGtttcccctggctgctggcatccATCCAGAGCACACAAGGacaggggttttgttttccaccCAGACTGACCAAGAGATCTGCAATCCCCAGGTATTTCCTCAGTGGCTTTGAAAGTGTGGGTGTTATTATCTAATAAATCAAATGTCATggcttttgttgtgttttggggttgggtttggtttggcttgatTTGCAGGAAAGATGTTCCAGGGGTGGGGGATGTAACCTTCCCCCTCTGGTTCTAAATGTTTTGGTGGCCACCAGCAGATTGTCCTTATCCTTGGCTCTTATCTGAAAACAGCCTATTGCAAAATCCATGCAAATAATGAGGGGAAACAGATAACACAAAGCACATTAAAGCTGTTGCTTTAACCTTAGGAAGGGGGAAATGCCCAATTTCCATTGGGTTGGCTGCAGAGATGCCTATCAGCCAGGGGCTGATAGAAAGATCAGattagaaagagaaaggaaataaagcaaAGCTCTCCCAGCCATGGGAAAGGTGAAAGAAATGGGAGCTCTGTGGGCTCAGGAggcttggatcaggaacagtgtggccagcaggagcagggaagtcattctgccctgtgctcagcactacttaggccataccttgagtcctgtgtccagttctgggctcctcaatttaagaagggcattgagactcttgttggtgtccagagaagggcaacgaagctggggaggggtctggagcacagccctgtgaggagaggctgagggagctggggacagctccagggatggtgactccaccacctccctgggcagcacattccaatggccaatctctcttgctgggaagaacttcttcctaacatccaacctgaacctcccctggcacagcttgagactgtgtcctcttgttctggtgctgtttgcctgggagcagagaccaacccccacctggctacaacctctttctgctgctggattGGCTACTACAGTGCTAAACCTCTGCTTGCAGACCAgacacatgctccagcacatggGGACacatttctttccccttctgaaCTAATTTGCCTCCCCTCCAGATGCCGCAGGCAGCAGAGTGTGCGCAGCGAGCTAATAGGAAATGGCGTGGCCAGGCCCgggctggacacaggactgggGTTAGGGGAAATCGTCACATGGTATTTAGATCATGCAGCCTGTTTAGAAAAGGTCCTGGGCAGTGACACAGAAGTCCCTAGTTAACTCAATCTTTCCAGCTTCACCAGCACCTTTCAGCTGGAAGGACATCCCCATCCCCTCGCTGCAGCAGGATGACTTCCTTCCTGCCCTTTGCCCTGACACCGCGCTATGGAAATTAACCATTCACGTCCCCACGCAGCAGCCCACTTGCCCATTTGTCAGGTCTCATTAGGGTGGTGACATGTCCCCCTCTCTGtcaccagtgctggggacaATGGAAGGTCCCTGTCCTCTGAGGAAGTCCTCGAGCAGAGGCACTGATGGACGTCGGACCTCCGGTTGCAGTTGGAGGCGACGGTTAGCTGGGAGGAGGTATTTGTCCCTTCTGGCCCTCTCACAAGCTCAGCAGAtacctgctggctggctgggactGCAGGCCAGGaactgggctgctgccagctgcaaggTTACTGCAAACACTGCAACATCTcaggacacacaaaaaaatagtaaaataataaaataaaataaagtgaaGTTAAGTGAAATTAAGTAAAACAAAttaaagtaaaatgaaataaaggaagagaagagaagagaagagaagagaagagaagagaagagaagagaagagaagagaagagaagagaagagaagagaagagaagagaagagaagagaagagaagagaagagaagagaagagaagagaagagaagagaagagaagagaagagaagagaagagaagagaagagaagagaaaagggtcAGACACCAAATCTTCCCACAGAAACAGTTGGCCAAAGCCAGGCACAAAGGGAGTCCTGGTTTGTGGCCCTTTCTGCAGTTGTCCTCCTTGAGTTCATATCACAGAATccaccaagttggaagagacctccaagatcatcaagtccaactgtgcTGTGGTGTTCCATGCCACTCCACCTCCCAGCCACAGGAggtgaatcagagaatcatcgaattgttttggttggaaaagacctccatagatcatcatgtccaactggCAAACCACAGAAccaattattgaggctggaacagacctttgagaccatcaagtccagcctatggcCTAGCACCACCACATCAACCAGATCAcatcactaagtgccacatccaatcttccaGTTCTCCACCACCTTCAAcataaagaagttcctcatcgTGTTTAGAAGGAACTTTCTATGGTCAAGTTTGTGCCATCTACCTCTTGTCCCATCCACTGAAAAtagactggtcccatcctcctgacacctgcCCTTTAAGCAATGAGTTGATTCCACCTTTGGGTTCCTACCAGAGGCATCAGAAAAGGCTTGAACAGAgtagtcacagaattgttttggttacaaaaggcctctaagatcatgaagtccaaccatcaacccaacaccaccatggacatCAAACCAGTTCCCAGagtgccacggccacacatttcttgaacacctccagggatggtgactccaccacctccctgggcagcctgttccagtgcctgaccactcttgcagcaaagaaattgctccttatctccaacctctcctggtgcaacttggggccatttcttctcattctatcatctgatacaaaggagaggagaccaacccccacctcactccaacctcctttcaggtagctgtagagagcaacgaggtctcccctcagcctcctctatcTCCAGGCTGTTGTTTCCACTGCCTAACCACCCTTTGGAATTCATGTGAGCCACCTTGGAATCCAGCTCCTTTCCACTTGCCGCTCAGGGAATTTTCTTTGTGCTTTGGCCCTGGGAATGGCTACATTTGGGTTCCCCTCCTGCCAGCGTGGGATGTAgtgaagcacacacacacacacacaacgcCTGCCCGAGGAACCTCTGGCGCGGCGGCTCCGCTGCCTCTCCGCTGCCTCTCCTCAATGACCGCTCCGGAGAGTAAttaaacaagcaaacacaaTTAGTGCCCAAATTAGTGCCAGAGATGTGGACGATCTAATCGCCTTGCTGCTAATTACAAAGCCTGTCGTTCATTGAGCTAAAAGCCCACAtcccagggaagggaaaagaggggaagggggcgggggggaaccACACACAATATGTTCCCCCCTCGCGCCGCCTTCCC harbors:
- the LYPD6 gene encoding ly6/PLAUR domain-containing protein 6 isoform X2; the encoded protein is MASQPTLAPVLLLSLLASCLPAVQPRDFSVKDIVYLHPSTTPYPHGFKCFTCEKAADNYECNRWAPDVYCPRDTRYCFSQHMMKATGESVSVTKRCVPLEDCLSTGCTYVKHEEYKICTSCCEGTICNLPLPRNTTDAVFTTLSPLNKTQRLSHPILLTTACLWLGLMSQHWVTDS
- the LYPD6 gene encoding ly6/PLAUR domain-containing protein 6 isoform X1; this encodes MASQPTLAPVLLLSLLASCLPAVQPRDFSVKDIVYLHPSNTRYCFSQHMMKATGESVSVTKRCVPLEDCLSTGCTYVKHEEYKICTSCCEGTICNLPLPRNTTDAVFTTLSPLNKTQRLSHPILLTTACLWLGLMSQHWVTDS